A region of Elusimicrobiota bacterium DNA encodes the following proteins:
- a CDS encoding EamA family transporter, with translation MIPALYGLVCLIWGSTWLAIKIGLEGVPPFLGAGLRFSLAAAILWGLVFFAGLSPRLTPRGRRAALTAGALGFGICYSLVYWAETRVASGLVAVLCAVAPLITALLTAFVSRTETLTRRKAAGIVAGIAGVIVLFWPQGGVASADGLGLLAAFVSSVGAAGNLVAQSLWSKKDDARVLNAWSMTLGAALILGLSLLFERGAAVTWTPANVGAILYLAILGTVVAFLSYYKLIHALPATQVSMITLIFPVVAILLGWVVLGERLNANAGLGIALIMGGVGLALVKRRHFGVRPDNSANSAPAAG, from the coding sequence ATGATCCCCGCCCTCTACGGCCTCGTCTGCCTGATCTGGGGCTCGACCTGGCTCGCGATCAAGATCGGCCTCGAGGGCGTGCCGCCGTTCCTCGGCGCCGGCCTGCGCTTCTCGCTCGCGGCGGCGATCCTGTGGGGGCTGGTGTTCTTCGCCGGCCTCTCCCCCCGCCTGACGCCGCGCGGACGGCGCGCGGCCCTGACGGCCGGCGCGCTCGGCTTCGGCATCTGCTACTCCCTCGTGTACTGGGCCGAGACGCGGGTCGCCAGCGGCCTCGTCGCCGTCCTGTGCGCGGTGGCGCCGCTGATCACGGCGCTGCTCACCGCCTTCGTCTCGCGCACCGAGACCTTGACCCGCCGCAAGGCCGCGGGCATCGTCGCCGGCATCGCCGGCGTGATCGTCCTGTTCTGGCCGCAGGGCGGCGTCGCCTCGGCCGACGGCCTGGGGCTGCTGGCCGCGTTCGTCTCGAGCGTGGGCGCCGCGGGGAACCTCGTCGCCCAAAGCCTCTGGTCGAAGAAGGACGACGCGCGCGTGCTCAACGCCTGGTCCATGACGCTCGGCGCGGCCCTCATCCTGGGCCTGAGCCTCCTCTTCGAGCGCGGCGCGGCCGTGACCTGGACGCCGGCGAACGTCGGGGCGATCCTCTACCTCGCGATCCTCGGCACCGTCGTCGCCTTCCTCTCGTACTACAAGCTGATCCACGCCCTGCCGGCGACGCAGGTGAGCATGATCACGCTGATATTCCCGGTCGTGGCGATCCTGCTGGGCTGGGTCGTGCTGGGAGAACGCCTCAACGCCAACGCCGGCCTCGGCATCGCCCTGATCATGGGCGGCGTCGGGTTAGCGCTCGTGAAGCGCAGACACTTCGGTGTCAGGCCTGACAATTCGGCCAATTCCGCCCCCGCGGCGGGATAA
- a CDS encoding shikimate kinase translates to MRPTIYLTGFMGTGKSAVGKELARLLRRPFIDLDLSIEREAGSSVASLFARRGETAFRRLERRALLRAARRRGVVVALGGGTLLDPRHRALVMKGYLVTLSCSRAELVRRLGPSRASRPLLAGGSLSARVGRLLAERRGAYEGSHCKVSTTVNSPKDAAMIIARRIP, encoded by the coding sequence ATGAGGCCGACGATCTATCTCACCGGGTTCATGGGCACGGGCAAGTCCGCCGTCGGCAAGGAGCTCGCCCGGCTCCTGCGCCGGCCGTTCATCGACCTGGACCTGTCCATCGAGCGCGAGGCGGGCTCGAGCGTCGCCTCGCTGTTCGCGCGTCGCGGGGAGACCGCCTTCCGCAGGCTCGAGCGCAGGGCCTTGCTCCGGGCCGCGAGGCGGCGGGGCGTCGTCGTGGCCCTCGGCGGCGGGACCTTGCTCGACCCGCGCCACCGGGCGCTCGTGATGAAAGGCTACCTCGTGACCTTGTCCTGCTCCCGCGCGGAGCTGGTGCGCCGCCTCGGCCCGTCGCGGGCGTCCCGGCCGCTCCTGGCCGGCGGCTCGCTGAGCGCGCGCGTGGGCCGGCTCCTCGCCGAGCGCCGCGGCGCCTACGAAGGCTCGCACTGCAAGGTCTCGACCACCGTCAACTCGCCCAAGGACGCGGCCATGATCATCGCCCGGAGGATCCCATGA
- a CDS encoding anthranilate synthase component I family protein, with protein sequence MAKPLSVVRISLGLKGLDPASCLERLAGADGRGYLIEKVEDGRRRAWIGVQPFETLRVIKGRVYSVTARRRKKIPGEPFEVIGKRLAKLRGRGGRPFDAGAVGLLDYEMIRHLEPVKMNAEAAEGFMMLFNAAVVVEDGRASLTALAAGAGGRRRAKALAAELRKVLRGAGPVPVPPPSRRLLPVEAERGRARYLKSVARIKDHILAGDVFQAVVSDGFRARAGGGPFAVYRAVRAANVTPYGFLLLDGGRAWIGASPERLVRVVGGVARNCPIAGTRPRGRSRAQDRRLEAEMRASGKECAEHLMLVDLARNDLGRVCAPGSVKVEKFMVTRRFSNVMHLVSEVEGRLDEGKTAWDALVASFPAGTVSGAPKVRAMEIIAGLERAPRGYYAGAVVQADFAGNLDSCLAIRSLELEGDRVRLQAGAGIVADSSPAAEWNEVMDKLAGLRRALGGLGK encoded by the coding sequence ATGGCTAAGCCTCTCTCCGTCGTCAGGATAAGCCTCGGCCTCAAGGGGCTCGACCCCGCGTCATGCCTCGAGCGCCTCGCCGGGGCGGACGGGCGCGGCTATCTGATCGAGAAGGTCGAGGACGGGCGGCGGAGGGCGTGGATCGGCGTGCAGCCCTTCGAGACTTTGCGCGTGATCAAGGGGCGCGTGTATTCGGTCACCGCGCGGCGGAGGAAGAAGATCCCCGGCGAGCCGTTCGAGGTCATCGGCAAGCGGCTCGCGAAGCTCCGCGGCCGCGGCGGCCGCCCGTTCGACGCCGGCGCGGTCGGTCTGCTCGACTACGAGATGATCCGCCACCTGGAGCCGGTGAAGATGAACGCCGAGGCCGCCGAGGGCTTCATGATGCTGTTCAACGCCGCGGTGGTCGTCGAGGACGGCCGGGCGAGCCTGACCGCGCTCGCCGCCGGGGCGGGCGGGCGGCGCCGGGCCAAGGCCCTCGCGGCGGAGCTGCGGAAGGTCCTGCGCGGAGCGGGCCCCGTCCCCGTCCCGCCGCCGTCGAGGCGCCTCCTGCCCGTCGAGGCCGAGCGCGGCCGCGCGCGCTACCTCAAGAGCGTGGCGAGGATCAAGGACCACATCCTCGCCGGGGACGTGTTCCAGGCCGTCGTGTCGGACGGCTTCCGCGCCCGCGCCGGCGGCGGCCCGTTCGCCGTCTACCGCGCGGTGCGCGCGGCCAACGTGACGCCCTACGGCTTCCTCCTGCTCGACGGCGGCCGCGCCTGGATCGGCGCCTCGCCCGAGCGCCTGGTGCGCGTGGTCGGCGGCGTCGCTCGAAACTGCCCGATCGCCGGCACCCGCCCGCGCGGCCGCTCGCGGGCCCAGGACAGGCGCCTGGAGGCCGAGATGCGGGCCAGCGGGAAGGAATGCGCCGAGCACCTGATGCTCGTGGACCTCGCGCGCAACGACCTGGGCCGCGTCTGCGCCCCCGGCTCGGTGAAGGTCGAGAAGTTCATGGTCACGCGCCGCTTCTCCAACGTCATGCACCTGGTCAGCGAGGTCGAGGGGCGCCTCGACGAGGGCAAGACCGCCTGGGACGCGCTCGTCGCCTCCTTCCCCGCCGGGACGGTCAGCGGCGCGCCGAAGGTGCGGGCGATGGAGATCATCGCGGGGCTCGAGCGCGCGCCGCGGGGCTACTACGCGGGGGCGGTGGTGCAGGCCGACTTCGCGGGGAACCTGGACTCGTGCCTGGCGATACGATCCCTCGAGCTCGAGGGCGATCGAGTCCGCCTACAGGCGGGCGCGGGCATCGTCGCGGATTCGAGCCCGGCGGCGGAGTGGAACGAGGTGATGGACAAGCTCGCGGGCTTGCGCAGGGCGTTGGGAGGATTGGGGAAATGA
- a CDS encoding aminodeoxychorismate/anthranilate synthase component II, which produces MILLLDNYDSFTYNLYQAVRLLKHDCKVVRNDSLSIKKFLALKPKGIILSPGPGRPEDAGILLELVKKVPATIPVLGVCLGHQAIALANGGLVIRAKRLMHGKTCVITHDGQGLFRGLPKRLTVARYHSLVAAEPLPKNMVVTARGEDGSLMGLRLLDRPVEGVQFHPESVATPLGLKMLSNFLASAR; this is translated from the coding sequence ATGATCCTCTTGCTCGATAATTACGATTCGTTCACCTACAACCTCTACCAGGCCGTGAGGCTCTTGAAGCACGACTGCAAGGTGGTGAGGAACGATTCGTTGTCGATCAAAAAATTCCTGGCATTGAAGCCGAAGGGAATCATACTCTCTCCCGGCCCGGGGCGGCCCGAGGACGCCGGAATACTTCTGGAGCTCGTCAAGAAGGTCCCAGCGACGATCCCTGTTCTGGGGGTTTGCCTAGGCCATCAAGCGATAGCCCTCGCGAACGGCGGGCTCGTCATCCGCGCCAAACGGCTTATGCACGGAAAAACGTGCGTGATCACTCACGACGGCCAAGGCCTTTTCCGAGGATTGCCTAAACGCCTCACCGTGGCGCGCTATCACAGTCTTGTGGCCGCGGAACCTCTGCCGAAGAACATGGTCGTCACGGCGCGCGGAGAAGACGGCTCGTTGATGGGTTTACGCCTTTTGGACCGTCCCGTGGAGGGAGTCCAATTCCACCCGGAGTCGGTGGCTACTCCTCTGGGCCTGAAGATGCTCTCGAACTTCCTCGCTTCCGCGAGGTAG
- a CDS encoding PLP-dependent aminotransferase family protein: MPAAPTLYQSLAGEIAGLIDAGTLRPGDRIPSVRELSRSKSASVSSVLSAYRVLEDRGLVESRPQSGYYVRTAALGPAEPVRSEPSPAAASVAIGELTLRYMHDTHDPRLIQIGAALPHPDLLPTAKLARSIARLGRLRRFQSNSYDLPAGCSVLREQVAKRMFKAGVAVGPEDLIATTGAQEALNLALHAVCAPGDIVAVESPAFFGTLQALEMHGLKIVEIASEARDGMCLDALKRAFGRHKIKAVISTPTFSNPLGALMPEANKKALVELLAARKIPLIEDDVYGDLPHDGLDRPKAAKAYDRDGGVIYCSSVSKTMAPGYRVGWIIPGRWRAKVERFKMVSNVSTACLPQLAVADILANGGYDRHLRRIRAAYARTTALMRRAVASSFPEGTRLSNPRGGFVLWAELPGKADTLALYDRARRAGVVMAPGPLFSATGRFRDAMRLNCSHWNPQIERAVALLGRLAADSAR; the protein is encoded by the coding sequence ATGCCCGCCGCCCCCACCCTCTACCAATCCCTCGCCGGCGAGATCGCCGGCCTCATCGACGCCGGGACCTTGCGTCCCGGCGACCGGATTCCGTCCGTGCGCGAGTTGTCGCGCTCCAAGTCGGCGAGCGTGTCCTCGGTGCTGTCCGCCTACCGCGTGCTCGAGGACCGCGGCCTGGTCGAGTCGCGCCCCCAGTCGGGCTACTACGTCCGCACCGCCGCCCTCGGTCCGGCCGAGCCGGTCCGCAGCGAGCCGTCGCCCGCCGCCGCGTCCGTCGCGATCGGCGAGCTCACCTTGCGCTACATGCACGACACGCACGACCCCAGGCTGATCCAGATCGGGGCCGCGCTCCCGCACCCCGACCTCCTGCCGACGGCCAAGCTCGCGCGCAGCATCGCCCGGCTGGGGCGCCTGCGGCGCTTCCAGAGCAACTCCTACGATCTCCCCGCCGGTTGCTCCGTGCTGCGCGAGCAGGTGGCCAAGCGCATGTTCAAGGCCGGCGTCGCCGTCGGCCCCGAGGACCTCATCGCGACCACCGGCGCCCAGGAGGCGCTGAACCTGGCCCTTCACGCGGTGTGCGCCCCCGGCGACATCGTGGCCGTCGAGTCTCCCGCCTTCTTCGGCACGCTCCAGGCCCTCGAGATGCACGGCCTCAAGATCGTGGAGATCGCCAGCGAGGCGCGCGACGGGATGTGCCTCGACGCCCTCAAGCGCGCGTTCGGGCGCCACAAGATTAAGGCCGTGATCTCAACGCCGACCTTCTCGAACCCCCTCGGCGCCCTGATGCCCGAGGCGAACAAGAAGGCGCTCGTCGAGCTGCTCGCCGCCCGCAAGATCCCCCTCATCGAGGACGACGTGTACGGCGACCTGCCGCACGACGGCCTCGACCGCCCCAAGGCGGCGAAGGCCTACGACCGCGACGGCGGCGTGATCTACTGCTCCTCGGTCTCGAAGACGATGGCCCCCGGCTACCGCGTCGGCTGGATCATCCCGGGACGCTGGCGCGCGAAGGTCGAGCGCTTCAAGATGGTGTCCAACGTCTCGACGGCCTGCCTCCCGCAGCTCGCGGTCGCCGACATCCTCGCCAACGGCGGCTACGACCGGCACCTGCGCCGCATCCGCGCCGCCTACGCCCGCACCACCGCCTTGATGCGGCGCGCCGTCGCCTCGAGCTTTCCGGAGGGCACGCGCCTGTCGAACCCGCGCGGCGGCTTCGTCCTGTGGGCGGAGCTTCCCGGCAAGGCCGACACGCTCGCGCTGTACGACCGCGCCCGCCGCGCCGGCGTGGTGATGGCGCCGGGTCCTCTGTTCTCCGCGACCGGGCGCTTCCGCGACGCGATGCGGCTGAACTGCTCGCACTGGAACCCCCAGATCGAGCGCGCGGTCGCCCTGCTCGGACGCCTGGCCGCCGACTCGGCGAGATGA
- a CDS encoding 3-dehydroquinate synthase produces the protein MSVEKLFVEPGARLSARAWTRGLAPSGRVALVSEAGAWRRFGPGVERSLKRAGLKVHRHLLPSGEAAKSWDSVSDLLTSMLSAGLGRDSAIVALGGGSVTDAAGFAAAIYQRGIPWVSVPTTLLGQLDSGLGGKTGINLAGGKNLAGCFHRPRAVVCDPEVLASLPPRERVSGFGEALKYGLVFEPAIWALITGNWDALMAGDPVLTGKVVERCAAWKRRIVDSDERETEGPRELLNFGHTLGHALESASGLGALRHGEAVIWGMRAALRLSHRCSGLKASFAAEAERFLATLPVPLPRRVEPRRLLELARRDKKARGGRARFVLLRAPGRPVTAFVSDKEILRAVRGIL, from the coding sequence ATGAGCGTCGAGAAGCTGTTCGTCGAGCCCGGCGCGCGCCTGAGCGCGCGCGCCTGGACGCGCGGCCTGGCCCCGTCGGGCCGCGTCGCGCTGGTCTCCGAGGCGGGGGCGTGGCGCCGCTTCGGCCCCGGCGTCGAGAGGTCGCTCAAGCGCGCCGGGCTCAAGGTCCATCGCCACCTTCTCCCTTCGGGGGAAGCGGCCAAGAGCTGGGACTCCGTCTCGGACCTGCTGACCTCGATGCTCTCCGCCGGCCTGGGGCGGGACTCCGCGATCGTCGCGCTCGGCGGCGGCTCCGTCACCGACGCGGCCGGCTTCGCGGCCGCGATCTATCAGCGGGGGATCCCGTGGGTCAGCGTGCCGACGACCTTGCTCGGCCAGCTCGACAGCGGGCTCGGCGGCAAGACCGGGATCAACCTCGCCGGCGGCAAGAACCTCGCCGGCTGCTTCCATCGCCCCCGCGCCGTGGTGTGCGATCCCGAGGTCCTCGCGAGCCTTCCGCCCCGCGAGCGGGTCTCCGGCTTCGGGGAGGCGCTCAAGTACGGGCTGGTGTTCGAGCCGGCGATCTGGGCCCTGATCACGGGGAACTGGGACGCGCTGATGGCCGGCGATCCCGTCCTGACCGGCAAGGTCGTGGAGCGCTGCGCCGCGTGGAAGCGCCGGATCGTCGACAGCGACGAGCGCGAGACCGAGGGCCCGCGGGAGCTCCTCAATTTCGGCCACACCCTCGGCCACGCGCTCGAGTCGGCGTCGGGCCTGGGCGCCCTGCGCCACGGGGAGGCCGTCATCTGGGGCATGCGCGCCGCCCTGCGCCTGTCCCACCGCTGCTCGGGCCTCAAGGCCTCGTTCGCCGCCGAGGCGGAGCGTTTCCTGGCGACCTTGCCGGTGCCTCTGCCGCGCCGCGTCGAGCCGCGCCGCCTGCTGGAGCTGGCCCGCCGCGACAAGAAGGCCCGCGGCGGCCGCGCCCGCTTCGTGCTCCTGCGGGCGCCGGGGCGGCCGGTGACGGCCTTCGTGTCGGACAAGGAGATTCTGCGCGCCGTGCGGGGGATACTGTGA
- the aroQ gene encoding type II 3-dehydroquinate dehydratase translates to MKNILVLNGPNLNLLGEREPETYGTMTLSQLNAKLSVYARKKGAALRARQSNHEGELIDILHAHRKWAAGIVFNPGAYSHYSYALRDAVAAILVPTIEVHLSNIKKREPFRRVSVIEPACVGQLYGKGSASYFTAIDMLLKKK, encoded by the coding sequence GTGAAGAACATCCTCGTCCTGAACGGCCCCAACCTGAACCTCCTGGGCGAGCGCGAGCCCGAGACCTACGGCACGATGACCTTGTCCCAGCTCAACGCGAAGCTGTCCGTCTACGCCCGGAAGAAGGGCGCGGCGCTGCGCGCCCGCCAATCCAACCACGAGGGCGAGCTGATCGACATCCTCCACGCGCATCGCAAGTGGGCGGCGGGGATCGTGTTCAACCCCGGCGCGTACAGCCATTACAGCTACGCCCTGCGCGACGCGGTCGCCGCGATCCTCGTGCCGACGATCGAGGTGCACCTGTCGAACATCAAGAAGCGCGAGCCCTTCCGCCGCGTCTCGGTGATCGAGCCGGCCTGCGTGGGCCAGCTGTACGGCAAGGGCAGCGCGTCCTATTTCACGGCGATCGACATGCTGCTCAAGAAGAAATGA